The genomic interval AAAGCACGTCCGGAATAACCGGGAAGAGGACCGGAACAGGTCCAGCTAGAAATTGCGGTTTATCCAATTCAAACCACCAATAGGAGCCAGTCAATGAATCTGACTCGGAGAGAATTCCTGCAGGCCATGGCCGTGGCGAGCGCCGCCGGCTTCTCGATGAATGCCTGGGCCGGCGAGAAGGGATCGTGGAAGCCCCTGAGCAGCGAGATGTACGACATCCCGAAATTCGGCAATGTCTCGTTCATGCACTACACCGACTGCCACGCGCAGCTGAAGCCGATCTACTTCCGCGAGCCGAACGTGAACATTGGCGTGGGCGACATGAAGGGCAAGCCGCCGGTGCTGGTGGGCAACGAGCTGCTCGAGTGGTTCGGTATCAAGCCCGGTACGCCGATGGCGCATGCCATCACCCATCTCGACTACGTCGACGCGGCGGAGAAGTACGGCCGTATGGGCGGTTTCTCGCACCTGTCCACGCTGGTCAAGAAGTTGCGCGCCGACCGGCCGAACTCGTTGATGCTGGACGGTGGCGATACCTGGCATGGTTCTGCGGTGTCCCTGTGGGACGACGGTCAGGACATGGTCGATGCCCAGAAACTGCTAGGTGTGGACATCATGGTCGGCCACTGGGAGTTCACCTTCGGTGACGAGCGCGTGATGGAGATCGTCGAGAACGACTTCAAGCCGAACGGCATCGACTTCCTGGCGCAGAACATCGAGGACCGCGACTGGGGCGACCCGGTGTTCGAGCCCTACACCATCCGCGAGATGAACGGTGTGCCGGTGGCGGTGATTGGTCAGGCCTTCCCGTACACCTCGGTGGCCAACCCGAGCTACATGTTCCCGGACTGGAGCTTCGGCATCCGCGACGAACACATGCAGCGCATGATCAACGAGTGCCGCGAGAAGGGCGCGAAGGTGGTCGCGATCCTGTCGCACAACGGCATGGTCACGGACATGGAAATGGCCCGCAACCTGGAAGGCGTGGACGTGATCATGGGTGGTCACACCCACGACCCGATCCCCGGTGCGGTCGAGATCGAAAACGCCGGTGGCGACATCACGCTGGTGACCAACGCTGGTTCGAACGGCAAGTTCCTGGGCCTGCTGGACCTGGATGTCGGCGAGAGCGGCGTGCGCGACTACAAGTTCCACATGCTGCCGGTGTTCTCCAACCTGCTGGATGCCGATCCAGAAATGGAAGAGCACGTGAAGAAGGTCCACCAGCCGTATGAGGATAAGCTCAACGAAGAGCTCGCGGTGACCGACGGCGTGCTGTACCGCCGTGGCAACTTCAACGGCACCTTCGACGAGGTGATCCTGGATGCACTGCGCGAGAAGCTGGATGCCGAGGTGGCCCTGTCGCCGGGCTTCCGCTGGGGTGTCAGCGTGCTGCCGGGTCAGCCGATCACCTTCGAGGAGGTGATGAGCCAGACCGTGACCACGTACTCCGAGGTCCAGCGTAACGAGATGACCGGCGAACAGCTGAAGAACACGCTGGAGGATGTGGCCAACTCGATCTTCAACCAGAACCCGTACCATCACCGCGGTGGCGACATGGTCCGGACCGGTGGGATCAAGTACACGATCGATCCGCACGAGTCGATGGGTTCGCGTATCAGCGACCTGGAGATCAATGGCGAGCCGATCGACATGGACAAGAACTATGTCGTGGCTGGCTGGGCGAACGTGCACGAGCCGCTGGATTCCGAGCCGGTCTGGGAACTGGTCGCGGACTACCTGCGCGAGAAGGGTACGGTTGAGGTCAGCAAGCCCTATCTGCCGAAGCTGAAGAACGTCGAAGGCGATCCGGGCCTGGAGGTCTGATCCCGACGGTGGATTGGTGACCCGGATGTTCGGTCCGGTTACCCTCGAAGCCGCCTCACCCCTCTCGGGTGTGGCGGCTTTTTTCATGGAGGAGACATGGTGGCGATCGAGGCGACCGCGTCCGAACTGCTGTTTTACTGCCGCCCGGGTTTCGAGCCCGACCTGATTGCCGAGCTGACGGAGCGGGCGGCAGAGGCGGGTATGGCCGCCTATCCGCGCGCGAAGCCCGATACCGGATTTGTACGCTTTGTCCCGGCGGATGGCGATCTTGTGGGGCTGGCCGCGGCACTGCCGCTGGATGAATTGATTTTTGCCCGGCAGCGGCTGGTGGCGCTGCACCCACTGGAACGGCTGAGCCGAGAGGATCGAGTGACGCCGATCCTGGATCAGCTTCAGTTGACGG from Thioalkalivibrio sp. ALJ12 carries:
- the soxB gene encoding thiosulfohydrolase SoxB, producing MNLTRREFLQAMAVASAAGFSMNAWAGEKGSWKPLSSEMYDIPKFGNVSFMHYTDCHAQLKPIYFREPNVNIGVGDMKGKPPVLVGNELLEWFGIKPGTPMAHAITHLDYVDAAEKYGRMGGFSHLSTLVKKLRADRPNSLMLDGGDTWHGSAVSLWDDGQDMVDAQKLLGVDIMVGHWEFTFGDERVMEIVENDFKPNGIDFLAQNIEDRDWGDPVFEPYTIREMNGVPVAVIGQAFPYTSVANPSYMFPDWSFGIRDEHMQRMINECREKGAKVVAILSHNGMVTDMEMARNLEGVDVIMGGHTHDPIPGAVEIENAGGDITLVTNAGSNGKFLGLLDLDVGESGVRDYKFHMLPVFSNLLDADPEMEEHVKKVHQPYEDKLNEELAVTDGVLYRRGNFNGTFDEVILDALREKLDAEVALSPGFRWGVSVLPGQPITFEEVMSQTVTTYSEVQRNEMTGEQLKNTLEDVANSIFNQNPYHHRGGDMVRTGGIKYTIDPHESMGSRISDLEINGEPIDMDKNYVVAGWANVHEPLDSEPVWELVADYLREKGTVEVSKPYLPKLKNVEGDPGLEV